From the genome of Megachile rotundata isolate GNS110a chromosome 3, iyMegRotu1, whole genome shotgun sequence:
CGTTATGATTAAGATAGTGATGAATAGTATTAGTGTGAAATAATGGCGAAATAGGGAGTGCCTTAGTCTAGGAATACCCTAGGGACATTGGTGCAATGATACCTGATACCTGAGGAAGTCCTAGGACGTAGGAGGCTGGAATGTAGGGAGATCCGGCATAGGAAAATGGACCTATAGAAATCTAGGAGCATGTCTTCGTTCTCGTCAAGTACTCCATATTATCGATGTCCTTGGATGTCCACCACTGTTACAAAAAACAAAAGTTAATTCTTGAAGATACACCTATGTGAACAGCACCTAATAAAATActtcgaaaaaaaaatttgactCCAATAACAAACGTGGAGtgatactaaaatattatttcgtGTGGAGTTTATTCGACGAGAAGTTGAGTGGACCGATCGAAAATTCTTAACCATCGAGAGAATCCACCCTCTGAGAATTTCGCCTGGCACAACAACAATCTGGTCTCGACTTGGAATAATATTTTTCCAATGTCCAAGGGAAATTAATAACCATGGCCCGTCGGAGGGAAAACACAGACGGTCGTGTAAACTCGGGACGGTTTATAGCGCGATGCATAGAAGTCTCGTGTGCCCGATCGAGGGTCTTCGAGAACGCATTTTTGGCAACGTCATTACGCGAGGACAGAACGGTGCGTCGATATGAACGCATCTGCACgcgatgaaaagaaaaaaagtagtacatacatataatattatcgTCGCCGGAGATGCATTACACTCGTCCAAACTTTCGCGAAGGTCATCGAAACATCGACACCGTCTAAATATAAGATACCACCAATAACAACGATTGCACATGTCGacagatttttatattcaacgGTGGGTCTGTTTCGAGAACCTTCTCTCGACGCGTCGATTTTTTAAGACTTCCGGTGAACGAGGAAAATGCGTTAAGTTTTTCTCGGTTCCCGAATGTAGGGTAGAATTCTCTTTCTATTCTTACTCGTGATATAAATTTTCTGAGATCGAGACGagttttctattattattataatgcaCTGTACCTTTATACGTGTACTCCATTCACTCGGCGAACGTTCGCGCCATAAATCCACATCGACTATCTAAGCGATATGTGTACGACACGAATCGCATCACAGTCAATTAACATGATGAATATTAATACCgataatatttttacttatttaattCACCCCACAGCCCCCGATACACGGAGAACATGTTAAATCGCGCCATGTATCGAGTCAAACAACATAGCGTTATTGATAAATGCATGCTTCAAATGACAGGTTGCGGAACGATATTTCATCATAATAACAAAAAACTCGTCAACGACGCGGTACAAAAAAACTGCAAGCGGTCTACGTTTACTTTTACCATTTAACGTTCGTTTTAATTCCCGCAGAAAAATTCCGACCAAAAAATTCGTATCCCGTCCCGCATGAGTCATTGCGTACACGATAACCTCGAAATTGAACGATAACGTCTATACGTACACAATATATACGTGTATTATATGCTGTACGTTACTATACGAACACGATTACCATTTCACGAAGGATTTTTCGCTTACCTTGCTGTCTGCATTCAACGAACTTTTCACCGGCTATTTATTATTCGACGATCGACGATTTTACGCGGTTGATTGTGAAAAGGCGCGCGATCTGAAAGACCGCGATGACGAGTACCGGACGTTTCGTTATTACCGACGAAGAAGACTGGCGCCGTCTACGAGGCATATCTATCACAAACAACTTCGTCTGACATTCAATACGTGATCGTTACTCTGCAGGttgttaataattctaaaaatacgAGGGGCACCGGTTTCGCGCCGTTTCACAAGCGCAATATCTACATACATCGCCGAGCGATGTACATGGCAGCACCGGAGAACCATAAACATGATGGATAGGAAGTACGCTGAATAGATACGAAATGACGACTGGCCTCGTTTGATCGATAGCGCCATCTTTTTTTCATGATCGCACCTTTCGTAGAAATAAAAATCGCACAGAGTCGTTACCATATCGATATTATAGTTCATCACGATCAGTGCAGCGCGCATGTTATATTCGTTTCGATGCTCATAAAACATATTTGAAATGTCATAGAACTAATATTCAATCGACTTcgtaattacaattatatactGAAAGTTTGGAGAAACATTGACGTGCGCTTAATCATAAATTAAACTAGATTAACTAGTATCCGgtataaattagaaaaaattcttTTATCGAAAACTAATTTCCGTTAGCTTTCACTTTGAATTTTAGATCTAAACTTCTGATAAAAACTTATTCGATCCAGTCTGCTGATTGAGAATGTTATCCACGGTTTTTTTACCATTCACGAGAAAGGAAAAAAATTTGCCTGACGAGTTCACACACGTGCATAAAAAGTCTTCAAGTCTTTAAAAGAACTCAcgtgatttattttttatactcaATAATATACATAGCTACACAATACTCCTTATAATAACATATACTTTCGAATTATAATATTCTATCCATATTTACGTAATAatctatacaaaaattatttaatgataACAAGTTGAACATTTGTTTCTGTTTTCTATCGGatcaattgaaatttaaatgtataatacatttcttgccaatttgtaaaattatttaaccaAATAATAAAATGAGATTTACTCGCACGAACATAATGTACACTGACAGGTATGGTAGACTCCCCAATAAAGGGAAATTTCTCGCCTTGCAATCGTTCTTAGCCGAAGGAAGCCTACGTTTACACACGAGTGTACGTTTATATGAAGTTAAATATGACAATGCACAGTATCGAGTACTTACTCACACTGCGAAGGTTACGTGCATGAAAATGTCACGACATGAGGTCATGCTCATAGGAGCGATGTCATGAATGTGACTTGTAAGCTTTTAACCCATTTATTGTTGACGCTGATGAATCGTTTTAATCGATAAATGAAATAGCGTTATATGAAatcatggaaatttgaaacaaattaaCGATTAGTAGATAAAGCAAAAAGACAACGCATGAAATTAGCGCGATAGTAGTTATGAAATATAACAGACAATCATTGATAAAGATTTCTGAATCTTTGAAGAAATGATCATAAAGATATCTCGATCAATAACGTATCGATTAATAATGCTTCTGCTGGTAATAAAAGTCTATATCGTACATCTTGAACGTTATGTTATTTATTGTTCTGACATAACCGGGAGAAAAAAATCTAGATTAAAATCCATATTGTCTCAGATTGATAAATTTACAcgcgttgttaaaaataaaatagaaaattgacacacacaaatataatatattgttgcAAGAAGAATGTATAACAGTGATGGGTAGATCAAGTGCCcgccaaattttcaagtgttgCATATATAACTTTTCTATAAAGCCAATTTCAACAATTCTGTCTATCGGTGCGAGTGCCCATCACTGTTAtacactattcttatttttttaggAAGAATAAAAATCTATAACCCGTAATTTATccgtaattaatgtataattagttaattaaaaaaaaaaaaagaaatgaaacttACGTTACTAAATGAAACATGTGGTATAGGCAGTGCACAGTCTTCAGCGGTAAAAAAAAAGTAATCGTGCTTGTAACTGAAGTACCATCGTCTGAACAAGGGATGCGTGCAGGCTGAGCTCGCCATGAGGATAGAGGTGCGTTTGTATTCATCCGATATACACAAGTGTTCTTTTTTACGATAACGTTTTAATTTCGTATCAATGCTGGAACTCCTTTATCCTGGCCATTCCTTGCGCAATATGCAAGCACCCCGAAGTAGGATCATATATAAATCTATTTATAATCAGCCAGAACAAAAACAAACTATTTAAACGGCAAATAACACATAGACTACATAAAGCACAATTACAGTATATTTCACAAATTGTTTAAACATTCATATATAATTATACGAATCTTCGCATATGACGGAAAGGCGATTTGATCAATTAGGGAAAGATTATTTCGTAAAAACAATGTATTTTTTTAAGGACAGGAGAAACATTAGGAGATTGAAGGGCTTGCAAAAACGGTTTTATCTGGCAGATTGCCATGCCAGTTTGGATTGCTGGCTTAGAAATTGCGAGGCCTATCTCTCTTTACTGCGAGAGGTTCTTTcctaatattttgttttattccaCGTTTTTTTTCCAtcgttttgtttcttttttttcatttaacgTTTTATCTGCATTTCCCGCCACGATCGATGCATAATTTCGGAATGTTGACAATATTCTAATTTTACCTTATCAAGgtgcaataaataaatgatatctCTTTTACACTGAGATATATAAATGGTTGACTGACTGTTAGTTTCATCGATAGCAGGTGAAGGAGGGTGCAATTACCGCACCTGCCGATGACCAAGCAGTGAGACAACCATTTTGTATAGTTttgtttttactttttttcgaCGTATACCactgaaaacttaaaaaaatagaaacaaaCTTTTGCAACTAGAAACAGTAAGTCATTGCACCGTCAGTTACCACTCActgccatttttttttctttttcatgtcAACTGATGGGCCGATGCGACATTTGTAATGTAGTGGACAGAGCAACATTCTCTCATCTATTGATCACATTTTTATCATCGTATTTATATAATGTAATGTACAATATGCAGCTACATTATGATAATCAGTATGTCCAACGCATTCAAACTGATAACACCATGGGTACTTCACTTttttgttcttaaattttttttcaaagatattcaaattattaattaatcaatatatATTGTATGTTTCAGAGTTAGGTACTTTAATACAATTACTTCCAAGTTTTCCACCTTTCTCGTGGTATCTCTGTGTAAAAAGTGTAACTATAatgctaatataataataattataataataagttgcACAAGGCAATAGTCCTGTGTGGCCGTTCGAATGTGTTTGCGGCCGTTCCTCCACTCCCCTCCCCCCAAAACTTCCTGGCACAACGACAACTTTCGATAATCTCTCCACCCTCCACTGAAGATCCAAAAGAACTCGCAGTTTGCACTTAGTGTTACctcttttatattattactcattcaTGGGGGGACAGGTGTGTAGCTGATTTTTTTTATGATGTTAATATAGCAACTGAATGTTGACAGAATAACGTTCCAATTAGCGATTGGCACTTTTGAGCTGATTAGAGAGCCAATCGAGGCCCTCGTAAAGTCCGTCTCCACTTGTGGCACACGTTGCTTGAATGTACCAATTACGATTGCGTAAAGAGTGCAGGCCCAACTTATCGGTAATCTCCGCTGCATtcattgcatttgggagatccTAAAATTAAAGGTATCTTAGTGTATGTATCTTTAAGTGTATAAATTGTTTCGTTAATTGGTTTCTTTTGGCTTAGTGATTAACAATTCTCCTGGCATCTGTCCATTGTATTTGCACAATAGGCATTATGTATGATGAATTAAAGAATGTTTTGTGTATTAATATATCTGTAACTATACTTACTTGTTTATTAGCAAATATAAGAAGTACAGCATCTCTAAGTTCATCTTCTGCTAACATCCTCATTAGTTCTTCACGTGCCTCACCGATACGTTCCCTATCATTACTGTCAACGACAAATATCAGTccctgaaaataaatttaatttataggaATAGGTGTAAAAATAGAATCCTTTTTCGTAAGTTAcctatgtaaaaattaatactaaaacACAAATTTAACAGTAGTAAGAAAAAgaataattctaaaaaaaaagttgtaaaacctTAATAAcattaagaaaaataattaaatcagtAAATAGCATACTTGTGTATTTTGAAAGTAATGTCGCCACAGAGGTCTGATTTTGTCTTGGCCACCCACATCCCATACAGTAAAACTTATATTCTTGTATTCAACTGTTTCTACATTGAAAcctaaaatttataatgtaaaatCAGTAAAATTCATCATCAGATATACCTTCTCTATATTTTccaagaaagaaaataaaattgaaataatttcaaaatataattttaagcaCAATTGTAAAGAAATGTTTATGTTTACCTATAGTGGGAATTGTAGTGACAATTTCccctaattttaatttgtacagAATTGTGGTTTTACCAGCTGCATCAAGACCCACCATCAAAATCCTCATTTCTTTTTTGCCAAATAGGCCTTTGAATAATGTTGCGAACATATTCCCCATGGTTACTGTTGATTATGTAAATAcctaaaacaaataataattcgtGTAAGACTAAATTAtgattcaaaattattatatgataAAAATGACATCAACGTTTCAACTATTCGGAACACAACATTAATATGgttctttgtttattttatttaaaccattttttaatgcaaatacaaaaattaatctaGATTTCATTTACAAATATACATTAACAATTATGTAAGAacaaaacattgaaaaattaaagggcAAGAGCATCAtctgtaaaaatacaaaagccACAAAGTGCacaattatgaatttataaccttattatatctttattatcacaaatttcttatataaaattcattcagtgaatcgcaattatacgagaCATATGCAACCATACAATGTACGATACAATTTACGTATAATACTATATACGATTCAAAATCGCACAGTAATAATTTCCACAGAACGAACGGAAAAAGAAACTTCGATCGATTCGAGATAACAATTTTCAACACGTATACACGAGTGAGCAAAAGGAACACGTTTCGTGAACGGAAAAAACTGAAATTACGTAGACGGAGCCAACGTAGAGAGAAACATGCGTGAACTACTGATACTCTGACACAAAGGCTTAAAAGCTAACCTGCACGTAATATAGGAagcaaacaataaaaaaaaaattatcacGAACGACTCGAATCATGGATTACAGATTAACGAAGGAAAAAAATGTTGTGAAGGCATGCACGAGATGCTCACGCTGCCCGCTATTGATTCTCATTTTAATACATCGCTATGATTATCGAACTAGCATACCGTTAAGGATCACTCTAGAGCGTTTTGCTGGTGATCTATGCACTTTTAAAACGTGATCGGCTACCTAAAACGCCAATACCGAAGTATTGCGAGCAAGGCGGAAGATATTGTGCGGTTTGTGAAGCCACTGCGTACACCCGGTTGTCTGTCACCTTCGACCTACTCCCCAGCAAATCGTCAAGGGTTCCCCGCTCAAACTTCCATTATTTATAAACGTTGTCTGATTATTCAGTGTTTCCCGTAATGTCACGTTGTCCGTATAAGCCACTTGCGTTACTTACGTTTCGATAAAAAAGATTATTTTCACGAGAAACGATAAAACATAAAACCAACACTCTCGAAAAGTACCGTatgtcaaaatggcggacgtggAAAGGATTCATGCCTTATGCCACGTATAGGGCCCTCGAAATTCTCTGATTGGCTACGTCGGTCACGTGACATGCAAAATCTTCTGTGTTTTGCGTTTACTTCGGCAGGTGGAGACACTGAGAGGAAGTCGTGAAGGGACTCATGAACGATCAatatatattgtcaatatttcacTATTATCAAGATTATTGAAGATCGGAAAGAATTTATTAATGCATTGCcagtatttaaattattgataaGATGATCTGATGAAAGTGAaagcatttttataatattgacaaattattgataataaatattgatCGTTCCGGAGCCATTATTCATAACACTTCAGTTGGTATTGGAGCGGCGGTCAACAagtgtactaatttattttgtatatgtcgtatttaattatacttacgttatgttgataataacctACTGGTTCTAAATAACTCGTCAACAAATACTAATAATTTAGAAGTATTAAGTTTTATTGAAAACTACAATGAATTTCTTGTGTTTTGAAACGTGCCTTCAAAAGATCTATCATGATCCTTTGTGTGTTTATACACTCGGAGTATGATATTTTTCATCTAATGTTCCTTCTCCATAAATTTCACATTCTTCTGTATTGTAAGGAATGCCAGTTGTTATCTCTAATGTTTCAACCGATTGGCCAGGTTtcctatataaaataataaataaatataataatcaacATAAACTGTAATCAAGTTTTTGCTTCAATTAATTTACTTTGGCTGAAAGGAAACTGTAAGCATAAAACAACTGCTTTTATTATCAGAATAACCTGCTAGTGTTACATCATTCTGATCAAGTATAAAATCAttgtttttcaatttgttattaattttgataccTTGACCATATACTGTTAAAAGATTAATCAAATTGTAATGTTAATggcattttatatttcttagtttagatttcaaaaatattaagaaatacaACTGTACTTGATAAGTTTGTAatgtttaacattaattttttagtatCACCTACATAAACTAGACCAAAGTTTAATGCATATGATGATAATTTTAGTATTGGCagccaaacttccaaaattaattctatatcctgaaattgaatatatttaatgaaaaataatgtttactttggtaattaaaaaatgattaagattGAAACCTGCTGAGTTTTATCAGTGTGTGTAATTTGCAATGGCTCTGTTATCGTAATTACTGAATCATACATATCTTGACTTTTACTTGTATGAATTATTGTTTCAATGAATTGTGCATCTACAATACATACTACTACTACCTGCAAAAAAGACATTATTCAGTGTTTGCATTTGAAGTAACTAAAAATGTAGATTACTTCTGCACATCCTTTGGGATTAATACATATAACTCCTGTAAGTTTGCATGGATTGGTTCTTGCATAAATTGCAACAGATTTGATATGAAATGGTTTGTATGTTTCAAACATTACACGTACTGTTTCAGGTTTATGGTTgtgtaaaaaaaatgtttgaaccaatctaaatataaaaaatattcaattagcTTGTGCTGAATgaatattttcttaataaagacaactgaattttctttttatactcTAATTTTTTTCCTTCGCTTTGCATCACATCATAAGCACAGCACACAAATGTTCTATTTATTTTAGGAATATTGAAGGTCAACTTTGGGTGAATAATATTTGCAGTAACATCAATCTCTATAGGGGAAAGATAATTTCCATCTTGTCTAAAGTAATAGTTGTCTCTATACCTATAAGAATTTAAACcactttatgaatttttttaactttcactGGTTTGCAGTATTAgttaaaaatatgtacaaactTATCACTAGGAGCAATTCGTAGGAATCCCAGGATTTTACAAAATAGTTCACCTTCAtagttcttttttaatttttcaggttGTACATTGATAGTTAGAAAAGCATATTTATCAGGTAGAAGAAACATTTCTCTTGGAGCAACCTTGAGAAAATTTAAAGTATTTGCTGATTGTTCATACTTTCAAATATCTTTCTTAAAAGACTATTATAATCCATGTTTCCTGTTTTCTTACTGCACCAGCTTTTGTATCAATAGATCCATAATAAGGAAGTATTGAAACTTTGATTTCAGTATCCCCTGTTTCCTGGGCAATGTTATGATGATTTATATCCAAGAATGCAGTGTCTTCATCTTGTTCATGTTTAAAAATACTTTTGGAAGTTCTGGTAATACTTTGACTAGTATAGTCTATTGAAATTTCAGTAGTATATAAAGATTCATAATTTGATTTCCAGGATATGGCCATATAAGAGGATCccctaaattattttataaaataatatatattgttgCTAGATAATACTTTATTCCATAAAATACTACAAATTAGTGTTGTCAAAGTACTATTAtattatcaaaaaatatttacgaATAAGTGTATCCTGTTATACTATCAGAATCAACATTGGTTCCCATAGAGTCAAACTcgtggatttttgaattttctagtTTAGAACAACAGTTTTCATATTGTACAGGAATTTCGTTAACACTTCCTAATTTGCTAGCTCTCATATCTGAAGCTACCTTGTCAGTAAATGAAGTACAAATATCAAACACAACATTAAAAGGCATCTTCTCTATCTGTGgtttaattataaatgaatGCCAATTAATAGCTATAGGTATGATACTATTATTCCAcactattatttttctttcctGCAGACGTACTCCTGTCATTGTTGTTCCATATCTACAAGTAATTAATAGACTTGAAACATCAGGTTCTTTCTTGTAAAAGATAGAAGAACAGATAAACTTTCTAACTTAATAACAGGTATTTTTGACTGTCCTTTATCCGAAATTGATAACCATATGGGTAACCCAACCACCTGCACGCATATTTCTAACGTATACAATGGTAAGCCTCTTATATTTATCTCCAATTTGTCAACATAAATACCCCACGTATCACCATAAACATAAATATTCACAGGCACAGCCTCAAAAGATCCAACATATGAATTTACGGGATCAACGTAAATTACAACTCCTGATTTTGGTTGTTTCACTCGGGACATTGTATCttctgtaaaataaaatgaGCTAGAGAGTATTAGTTttaaatcacattcacaattaaGTTACTTCTTACCAAGCAGACTTTTCTGTTTGCAATGAACTCTCTTGTAGATGGATTTGATACGATCTTCCAATGACAGCCCTTCACAAGAACACATAGTAGggtagaaattttttaagtcaatttgaaaattagttgGAATagatgtttcattttttatgatgAAAGTCTTCTTCTccactaaaaatttaatatctgtTTTTATGTCAATCTTCTAGCATCTATGTTTCTCCAAAGTCTTTCTCTTACATCCCCCCAAACCAAGAAAAGCCTACTATTGCAACACAAATGTACCTGTTCTCAAaggtagatttaaaaattcaagtacaaCTGGTTGCTGACCGGATGGTAGAGTTGTTTGGAAGAAAGGAACTATATCTCCAGAAGAAACATCAGAGCTTCTCCCGTTTCCTGTCACCAAGTTACTCATCTAGAGTTGAATGAATTACTAGATTACGATATTCGAATATTCTCCAGTTCATGGAACCTTGTGGTAAAATCTGCCGGTATTATACTTGAATGATTTCTGAAGTACGTGTACTCAAGGTAAATTCCTCTCCCGAGTCTTCAGCAGCCACTTCGCTAATCGAAGGACCTGCAGAAGCGTCTTTAAGAACATCCCCTTGATCCAGATTTGCAGTCAttaattcttcttcttctcttgcTCGATATTTGTCCAATAGCTTCTGCAACGTTGCAAAATGTAACATGATGTgattattgtattaattatcagaagaaatttatggaaatatttgtaaatatttatttaagaatcgttagaaaattataatgtaaaagtCTTATACTATAGGTTCAACTTGAATTAGTGAACATTTTATTGCAATCTTGGCAGTACAATAGAACTTACTATGCCCCTTGTACTTGTTCCTGCTAAGTCAAAAGCAAGTTGAAGACTATTCATGCGCCACTCGACTTGAATAAAATTGTTCTTCAATTTCACAGGCTCTTTGTCGGTCAATGGAAAATAGAATGTCACATAGAGAGGTTCGATGTAACATTCTACACcaagtattataattttttgtgaACCTCCAATGAAACAGGGCATGTATAAAGATTGCACTATCCCCTGGAAATATATGTTCTTTCATCGTATGTCCATACGAGTAGTAGAATAAATTTAAGCAAAAAGTTGTATATCACGAGTATATACCTCTTTTATCGGTGTAAGGGTAATCTTAATTTTCTCGGAAGTTCGACCCGATACTTCCCCTTTCTCAGGGCACGCACAGACTTTCACTTTCTCTGCATCTTCGCCATTCACTTCACCCCACGAATAAATTAATGCCTTATCGGAGAGGTTTTTTATCGTCAACACACAAGTTTCCTCGATACCAATGTACAAAGTCCTGGTGCATACAATATACGcaataaatatcaaaaaatttacATGTATAATTACTTTGAAATATTGTGTAACCATATACCTCGTGGGTCTAATAATACCCATGGTTATCGTACGTTCCCGCCAGTGTGGCACAAATTGCTTTAGATTCAGGATGTCGTAATGTGCAAATAGTTCATCTATTaactataaaatatgaaaaattcgaTGAacgaagtaaaattaaaaattgaacgtGCGTTTACCAATTGACTCGTTGATTTATATTCATCGTCATGACCGTATTCTGTTCCTTCGTACTGGTCTTCTATGAAGTCCTTGTAATATGATGCCTTTCCAGTAATACGTTCTGCTATTTCATCAAATGCTTGATCACTAATTAAAGATGAAGaattgaaatatatataaaacattGATTAAGATGTAGATGTACCTTTTAATTTGGTCCTCTAGTTTATATTCCAACCAGACCTCCACATCATCAATCCAAACATCTACAGACTAGTA
Proteins encoded in this window:
- the LOC100879367 gene encoding uncharacterized protein LOC100879367 isoform X1, with protein sequence MNSVRFASTENTENRNLQRTPENVFNWRMSYSVIKSRQENVVLQQKYSYLLYSRKKRLRNACPADIKMLKLETDFDQDLHSKSKDSDSDLEEYEARFDEYASELGQLETQKLKTWDEYKKLVELTQVKPKIRKRSPLVHITSLPRLQIYSEKFISLPRRHGRAKRSIIKLQPKQTILIADTNYVQFRNFNLNRLYKQTVTLQNVSTLPARFQIEPRPYRSNFRVIIKRSEGTRNIVPPGMQFQLIILFRCNEVDEPEELLVLKVENGKPLVIKLHGYKEPPILLGTCLPSRKSLEILQSNVKWVVEPWQPESSSSSEESTDASEESVTYSIESWETIHNKFVSTTFDCRIGFVGETVYVPIRFKNVGGGGRFFIMSEISWTSMYIQDVTDKNVLKLSRFTVYPAYFKIKSKERMILHTTFSPDSYGVHVDKVYVLCNNCTILATEIIGDGVIFEQNLIQIDKKLTKDRSKKDLDKRANYCINLSTSAPNIFGQCTITVTNTSEIRMYFRWEKRDIESDENEIDEYNYFPLKSLFIQPEQGIFAPTSIHHFTVIAEYSNLQPNIYFAVLQLYVEDIPEMAVSNNLLSHVQECTNRQRSCGNSVDVWIDDVEVWLEYKLEDQIKSDQAFDEIAERITGKASYYKDFIEDQYEGTEYGHDDEYKSTSQLLIDELFAHYDILNLKQFVPHWRERTITMGIIRPTRTLYIGIEETCVLTIKNLSDKALIYSWGEVNGEDAEKVKVCACPEKGEVSGRTSEKIKITLTPIKEGIVQSLYMPCFIGGSQKIIILGVECYIEPLYVTFYFPLTDKEPVKLKNNFIQVEWRMNSLQLAFDLAGTSTRGIKLLDKYRAREEEELMTANLDQGDVLKDASAGPSISEVAAEDSGEEFTLSTRTSEIIQMSNLVTGNGRSSDVSSGDIVPFFQTTLPSGQQPVVLEFLNLPLRTVEKKTFIIKNETSIPTNFQIDLKNFYPTMCSCEGLSLEDRIKSIYKRVHCKQKSLLEDTMSRVKQPKSGVVIYVDPVNSYVGSFEAVPVNIYVYGDTWGIYVDKLEINIRGLPLYTLEICVQVVGLPIWLSISDKGQSKIPVIKYGTTMTGVRLQERKIIVWNNSIIPIAINWHSFIIKPQIEKMPFNVVFDICTSFTDKVASDMRASKLGSVNEIPVQYENCCSKLENSKIHEFDSMGTNVDSDSITGYTYSGSSYMAISWKSNYESLYTTEISIDYTSQSITRTSKSIFKHEQDEDTAFLDINHHNIAQETGDTEIKVSILPYYGSIDTKAGAVAPREMFLLPDKYAFLTINVQPEKLKKNYEGELFCKILGFLRIAPSDKYRDNYYFRQDGNYLSPIEIDVTANIIHPKLTFNIPKINRTFVCCAYDVMQSEGKKLELVQTFFLHNHKPETVRVMFETYKPFHIKSVAIYARTNPCKLTGVICINPKGCAEVVVVCIVDAQFIETIIHTSKSQDMYDSVITITEPLQITHTDKTQQDIELILEVWLPILKLSSYALNFGLVYVGDTKKLMLNITNLSRNLANRLKH
- the LOC100879367 gene encoding uncharacterized protein LOC100879367 isoform X7, producing the protein MENRWSSSCMDTRNLQFYWGPACRPESPSKFYNRTSSGSLNRGNQNHRLLQKRVQICIIMLQASEESVTYSIESWETIHNKFVSTTFDCRIGFVGETVYVPIRFKNVGGGGRFFIMSEISWTSMYIQDVTDKNVLKLSRFTVYPAYFKIKSKERMILHTTFSPDSYGVHVDKVYVLCNNCTILATEIIGDGVIFEQNLIQIDKKLTKDRSKKDLDKRANYCINLSTSAPNIFGQCTITVTNTSEIRMYFRWEKRDIESDENEIDEYNYFPLKSLFIQPEQGIFAPTSIHHFTVIAEYSNLQPNIYFAVLQLYVEDIPEMAVSNNLLSHVQECTNRQRSCGNSVDVWIDDVEVWLEYKLEDQIKSDQAFDEIAERITGKASYYKDFIEDQYEGTEYGHDDEYKSTSQLLIDELFAHYDILNLKQFVPHWRERTITMGIIRPTRTLYIGIEETCVLTIKNLSDKALIYSWGEVNGEDAEKVKVCACPEKGEVSGRTSEKIKITLTPIKEGIVQSLYMPCFIGGSQKIIILGVECYIEPLYVTFYFPLTDKEPVKLKNNFIQVEWRMNSLQLAFDLAGTSTRGIKLLDKYRAREEEELMTANLDQGDVLKDASAGPSISEVAAEDSGEEFTLSTRTSEIIQMSNLVTGNGRSSDVSSGDIVPFFQTTLPSGQQPVVLEFLNLPLRTVEKKTFIIKNETSIPTNFQIDLKNFYPTMCSCEGLSLEDRIKSIYKRVHCKQKSLLEDTMSRVKQPKSGVVIYVDPVNSYVGSFEAVPVNIYVYGDTWGIYVDKLEINIRGLPLYTLEICVQVVGLPIWLSISDKGQSKIPVIKYGTTMTGVRLQERKIIVWNNSIIPIAINWHSFIIKPQIEKMPFNVVFDICTSFTDKVASDMRASKLGSVNEIPVQYENCCSKLENSKIHEFDSMGTNVDSDSITGYTYSGSSYMAISWKSNYESLYTTEISIDYTSQSITRTSKSIFKHEQDEDTAFLDINHHNIAQETGDTEIKVSILPYYGSIDTKAGAVAPREMFLLPDKYAFLTINVQPEKLKKNYEGELFCKILGFLRIAPSDKYRDNYYFRQDGNYLSPIEIDVTANIIHPKLTFNIPKINRTFVCCAYDVMQSEGKKLELVQTFFLHNHKPETVRVMFETYKPFHIKSVAIYARTNPCKLTGVICINPKGCAEVVVVCIVDAQFIETIIHTSKSQDMYDSVITITEPLQITHTDKTQQDIELILEVWLPILKLSSYALNFGLVYVGDTKKLMLNITNLSRNLANRLKH